CGCCCACCATCGCGCCATTCGTACGAAGCAAGAGAAAAGTTAAGGATACAACATAGGGTACTAAACGCTTTTAATACAGCAGCAGTACCTCATCATAAGTTGGTTATTCTACTATAAATTGACAGGATTGGGTTAATGGCTAAGAATTCTGTTTAATTCACGTATCACGCTCGACATCCTTGTCCATATATCGCTGCTATGAGTAAAGTCAGCCCGTCCTCCTAACTGGGTTCAACGCCCATCCATGGGCTACGACTTACTTTTCTTTGATACTTAAAGAAAAGGCACTCCCTCTTCACCCGAAAAACATACTTCTCGGCGGGTGAACCGCCTCCCACAACACTATTTAGACTGTGAGCTTGGAGGCTACGCTGATAGTTTTTGTAACCCTTGCAAACAGCTTTATTGATGAAGTCGTAGACGATCTCAAAAGCAACTTATTTCCCCCTCCATCACACCCGAAAAGCATAAGCTGATATGCAATGTGCCGACAGGATGTCGGCCAAGTCTTGTCTGGCACAGGGAAGTGCCTTACAAGACGGTTGCACTATGTCGGCTTAGGATTTGAGGGTTAAGTGTGATGCTGGGGCGACGTTTTCTTGGTTCGCTCGATCGCGTCGTGTAAAAAGAATGAACGAGAAGCGCATGGATGCGCTTTGATATCTGCCAAGGAGGGCAAGCTGACACCGTTTCATTTGACTTGAGATTTAAAAACAGTCCGTTATGCCAAAAGATAAGCATTCGGATGCTGAATAAAAAAATGAGTTAAAAATGCTTGCCTTTTATGTAACAATAGCGCGCAAATAAAAACCAATCGCAGCACACTAGGAAGTCGTACTGTGTATTGGTGGAACGGCTTTAACCAACAACAGTGGACATAAAAAATGCAAACAAGGATTGTGGTGTATGGTACTAACCATCCTGTACATGTCGTCGATTTTGAACTCACGACCTGTATCAATAGCGGCTTTTTACTCAAAGCGAACCTAGAATCCCAATTTGACCTCGCTGATGAGTTACTTGTCGGCAATATGCTCACGTTTGAAATTGAGTCACCGGACGCAATATCAACGTATTTCACTGGGACTTTGTTTGATATCCAATCTGGCTTTGTGTCTGAGCACACCTGTGGTGCAGAGGTGGTCTTAAAGCCTCGCCTTGAGTTACTTAAGCAAACAGAAAAAAGCCAAATCTTTGTACAAGCCAATGTCCAGTCTGTCCTCAATAAGTTGATACAAAAAGCCGGCTATTCACAAGACCGGATAAAATGGCGAGTCACTAAAGATTTACCCACGCTACCGCAGTGCGTGCAAGCGCTAGAAAACGACTACACCTTTTTCACCCGACTCTTAGCAAAGTACGGGTTAATTTATTGGTTTGAATGCCATGATTTTATTGAGTCGATAGTGATTGCCGAGGGGAATCTTGCAAGCCCGTATATTGAGCGAGGCTTGCTGTCGGTGACGGATAAAGATGGTCTAGTTCACGAGCATGAAACCGGCTTTGTTGGGTTTACGCAGTGCCAAAGCCGCCATCGTTTTAGAATGGGTGGCTCCCAAGTGCATATGAATGCCCATCCACCAACCTCGGTCAGCTCGGCGCAGCGCAGTTATTTTGAGCCTGCTGCACAAAATCCTGCTGAGCAATTTGAGCGCACCGGCAATCTCGAGCTTGCCTATCAACAAGGTAAAAATGAAGTCACGCTAGTAGGAAACGTAGCCGAAGCCAATGCCGGTTATTCGTTTTCGTTAAATGGTAAATTAGGCACAGCGAAAGGTGGCGATTATACCTGTATTCGCAGTAAACAGGTGTATAAGCAAGGCAGTGCCAATGACCCTAAGCAAGTTGCGTATCATAGCGAGTCGGTGTGTGTACCACGAGGTGAGCCAATACGTATTACTCCCCCAGAGCATAGCCCCAAGCCGATGGTGTTTACCGCCACAGTGCGCTCGCTGTCGGGGTCAAAGGCCAACCCTCACTTAGATACCCAAGGGCAATATGCCACGCAAGTACATTTCGATAGTCAGGTGACCGAGTCGGTAAAGCGCCTCACCCAATATGCCTGTCGCGGTCAAAAGCAACCGACGGGGTTACACTTTCCACTCCTGCCAGACAGTAATGTGCTCATCGGTTGTATGAACAACGACCCAGACCAAAGTTACTTGTTAGGGTTTGCCCTTAACGACACGCAACCGTCGGTTGTTACTAGCGCCAATAACACCCAAAACGTGTTGTGCTCTCGCGGCCAAAACCTGTTGATGTTTGATGACACCCCAAATACCCCGCATATTGTGTTGCAAACCCTAGCGGGCAACCAGCACTTGGTGTTACATGGGGATAAAAAGCAGCCTTATATTCACTGGCTTGCGCAACTTGGCGCGATGAATATTTTTGCGGCCAAAGACATACAACTTGGCAGTGTTAAAAGTGCAATTCGACTACTCACCAATAAAACCTTTATTGCCAGCGCCAAACAACAACTGGCACTGGAGAGTAAAAAGTCGGTGATTATTGATGCCGCAACCAACCTAGACGTCACCGCCAATCAAATTGACGTCAGCGCCAAACAAAATATCACCCTTAAGGCGGGTCGCAGCCATCGCAGTGTTATCCAAAGTGATATAAAGCTCAAGGCAGACAACAACCTCACCATCACCGCGCCGGCGGGAAGTCAAATCATTCAAAGCCAAGGCAATATCACAGTAAAAGGCAGTGGCTCTGGCAACCTCACCCTTACCAATGGCGGCAGTGAAATCAGCATTGACTCAAGTGGTAACGTCAACATCTTTGCAGACAAATTACTGACCTTAAAAGGCAAAGCCATGACCGTGTTTGACGGTAGCATGGAGCAAGATATTGGCAGCAAACAAAGCGCCACTATGCCAAGTGTACCGCAAATTCAAGCCCTCTCTGAGAATGCTCGACTCTCATTGGCTGCCGATGGCATTGCCACCATGGCGAGCAGTACCATTGAGCTGTCTTATACCTATCAAGATGGCAGCCCAATTATGGGCGCGCCTTATACCATTCGATTTGCAAACGGCACAGAGCTGACCGGTAACTTAGACGATAGCGGTAAAGCAAAAATTGAGAATGCACCGCCTGGTCAATACACCGTGCAATATGGTGAGGATAAACGCGATTACCTGCCAGAAGATAATCGCCCTAAAAATCCTCTGTATGGACAAATCACCCCAGCGCGAGCGGCTGAAATGGTACGCAGCGGCAATACCGCACCACTGATAGAAGCCAACGGCATTGCAACCCAAGCAGGTGATTGGTTGTGGGGCACACTGCAAGGCGACTTTAATCAAAACCCCTCCACGTCACAAATCGTGGTAGGCACCTTGATTTCCATGATACCAATTATCGACCAAGTCATGGATTTACGAGATATCACCGCCAATGTCATGTTACTGACTGACGATGATGAAGCCAACGACACCGACGCTTGGCTTGCCTTTACCCTAACGGGTATTGGTTTAGTGCCAGTTGTGGGCTCAGCAGTCAAAGGCGTAGGCAAGGTTATCTTAAAAAATACCGGAGAATCGCTCTCGGCTGCGCTTGCCGTACTGCGCAAGCTCGGCAAAGGCGACCCAGTTAAATACCTAAGAGACATCAACTGGCAAGACCTAGGAAAACAATCCGCCACGGAAGTTAAAAACATCGTCAAAGGCCTGCGCGATTCACTTGACGAAATGTCTACCAGTTGGCACTACGACCTACTGCTCCCAGACGCTGCCATCGAAGGCATGCAAGCCACGGTAAAACGCCTAGACGACGTTACCCCCAAAATCGACCAGCATATGCAACAAGCCGCCCAAGAAATCGGACAGCGAGTTAATAGAGCACTGGATGAGTATCAAGGGGAATTACCAATTCGAGGCGTTACCGACAAGCCCACCAAAGCCAAAGCCGATGAATTGGAGCCGCCAAAAGGAAATGAGTTGCCAGGGGCTGCAATAAAACGTATGCCGCAATACAACGTGCCTTGTTTTAAAAAGAATGCCAAAGGAACCGCTGTTGAATATGACCGCCAATTAAAAGGACAAATGGACGGGCTAAATAGCATGACTGTAAAACAGTATCTTGAAAATCGCGATGCTTATAAAAAGATTGGCCGAAAAGGAACTGGTAAGGCGCAGAAGGCGGCTAGAGAAAAGTTTAAGAAAAAGTTAATTGACAAATACAAATTAGAGCTCCAAGAAAGTGGAGAGTACTTCGGCGAAGAAGCTGTTAGAAAAGCTGAAGAATTAGCAAAAAGGGACATGAAAACCCTCAATGCTTTACATAACCCTGATATGATTGCAGGGGGGTTAGATGAGGTGGTTGATTTAGGTGACGCTAGTGTTAACCAATCTATTGGCGCACGATGGAATAAAAAAGGTTTTGATGACTCAGGTAAAAAGACTACGTTGAGTCGTGTTGAGCTAATGGATAATGAGGCAGAGAAAGCACTAAAAGCATTGGGTCCAGATGCAAAATTAAATATGAATCTACATAGGTGCAAATAATGAACAAGTTTTTTGACAATTTTTATAACTTTGGTGGGTTTGGTCCAGCGATAGAAGCGATTCAACCAACAGATGAGCAACTCCAGTATTACCAAGGTATTTTACCGAATAATTTACTTGAGTACTGGAAGGAATACGGCTTTTGTGGTTGGGGGAAAGGCCGTTTATGGATGGTGAATCCAAAAGATTATCAAGATATCTTGACTGAATGGTTAAGAGGCACGAAGTTTGAAAAAATGCAAAATGACGGTATAGACAGCTTCCATGTAATTGCACTAGATGCATTCGGTGAGATCTATGTCTGGGGAAAGAATTCAGGGAATAGCATTTCAATAACAAGTAGTTATGGCATGATTTTCCCGACCTTTGATAATGAAAAATATGTTAGTAGAGGTGAAACTAGAAGCCTAGACCTTTTCTTTTCTATAAAAACAACTTCAGAAATTGATTTAGACGATATCAATGATCAGCCTCTTTTTGAACGAGCTGTCGAAAAGCTAGGTCCTCTTGAAAATGGAGAGATTTATGGCTTTGCGCCTGCTCTTGCCCTTGGTGGCGAACCTAAGCTTGAGAATCTCCAAAAGGTAAAAGCCACGGAACATTTAGCTTTCTTAGCAGACCTTGGAGAAAAGCGTGTTATGGCCGATATCGTTGCGCTATCTAACCAATTACCCCATAACCAATAGCACTTTTTTAAGTCCTTTAAATACATAGATGTTGTGAGGCTAGGTTCAATCGTCTTCCTAGCCTACATTTCTCACCACATTTCTTCTGCTGCTTTCATTTACATTTTTAATTAGAGAAACCACGGTTGCTAACCTTTAACTACTCTACTGAGATGGTGTGCAGTGGTAAGACAAAGCCATAAATAGAGGCCCAAGACATATCATAACCATAGGCAAGGTTATCTAAAAAAATACCGGAGAATCACTCTCTGCTGCGCTTGCCGTACTGCGGCTTTTTACCCAAAGAAAAGTCGGTAAAGGCGACCCAGTTAAATACCTAAGAGACATCAACTGGCAAGACCTAGGAAAACAATCCGCCACGGAAGTAAAAAACATCGTCAAAGGCCTACGCGATTCACTCGATGAAATGTCCACCAGTTGGCACTACGACCTACTACTTCCAGACGCCGCTATCGAAGGCATGCAAGCCACGGTAAAACGCCTAGACGAGGTCACCCCAAAAATCGACCAGTATATGCAACAAGCCGCCCAAGAAATCGGACAGCGAGTTAATAAAGCACTGGATGAGTATCAAGGGGAGTTACCACAGGTTGGTGTTACCAATGTGCCGAAGAAATCTAAAGCGCCTGAGCTTTCAGCTCCAGAAGGAAACGATCTCAAAGGTGCTCCAGTTAACAAAGTTAATCCGCCATCACGTAAGACGCCTAGTGACTTTACGCAGCATAAATCATTAAACCATAGAAAAGGTGCTACTGGTGAGTACAATGCACACCAATTAATGCTGGAAAATGGTTTTACACCGCTAGGTAAAACCGACGGTAATTATAAACCAGGACAATCAGGTATTGACGGAATATATCTGCACCCAAATCCACCACCAGACTATGTGATTACAGAAGCCAAATATAACACCTCTCCATTAGGTATGACTAAAGATGGTAGACAAATGGGTGATGACTGGATCACAGCCGAACGGCTAGAAAAAGCAGGTATAAGTAGAAGAGATAGAAAAAAAATACTTGATGCTTTAGCTGATGATGATGGCTCGGTACTAAAGTTATTAATTAGAAATGAGATAGATGGAAACTTAGCTGTTGAAGTACTTGGTAAAGATGCTAAAACGATTGATAATCAATTTAAATTTTAAGAGATATTAAGATGTTAAGAGACACTTTAAGAGATAAAGCTTACTTTGACGAAGCAGTTGAGTTTTATAGCGATGCAATAACTGAAGATGTTGAGAAAATCACTTCTAGTAATCGTTCTAATTTGGTGAAGATGAAACGCACCTTTAACTTAATAAACGAAGTTTTAAGTTACCTCCAAGTAAAATACTCTCGAGGGGATGACCTTACTGAGTTTAGAGCTTTTATTCAGGACCTGCTTACTTATCGCAAATGGCAAAAGGACTTTGCGGATAATCTATCAGACGTAGAACAAGTTGAGCGTATTCCTATAGAAGAGTTGCACCAAAGCGATTTACGGAACTATTTAAAGTTATTTAGCTTCGCCTACTGCTTAAATATGGGAAAAGATTACTACTTACAATTATTAGAGCTTATTGGAAATCAAGGACAAGATGCACTATTTGATAAAATTGCGATAGCGTTAGGTGACACTAATCGTGAAATAGCAGCGGATACTCAGTTCAAAAAACGTTTCGGTAAGCTTTACAAAGTAGTTGAAGGAAGTCCAGAGCAACGTCCAGCACTTGCGAAATCTTATATGGAGGCTTGGTACGTTTTGGAGGAAAGTCCTGATATACATTTACTGGATAATGATGCTTACGATGGCTATTGGTGCTGGGAAATTGCACTTGTTGTTAAGTTATTCAATATTGATGATAGCAGCTTTATTGACCACCCATACTACCCCAAAGACCTCGTACATTGGCAAGATAATCAGTAGGAGATAAAGGTGCGCGATACACGGAGAAGTAACGATTATTTCGAAGAGTTCTTAGTCGACATTGAAGTTGGCATTAAAGAAACACAAGAAGCCCTCGACGCAGGTAATTTTACCACACCGAGCGAGCGAGTTAATGTTGCGCAGCGTATATATCAGCTCGCGATTATGCGAGCGGTAGCGCACTACTCATATGGTGCTCACCTTGGGGATGTTAAGCGCTATACCGAAGCGATTTTGCCGTATCGCAAACAACTGACAAACTACTGTGATAAGTTACCTGCAAATCATCAAATATACCGCCATGCTTTTGAAAAGCTGGGCGGGCAAATCGATGCTGTCGGCTCCCCTAATATCAATCGTTATATCTACACTTTGTGGTGGCTGGCTCTTTTACAAGCCTGTGATGTCGCTCCAGCTCATATTCAGGAAGTGCTCGATGTTATTGGCGAACGCGGCAAAGACACCTTACTTGATAATGTAGCCATTGCACTTGGTGATAACGATAGACCTATTTCGCCCACACTCTACTACCCTGAAATTTATCAAAACCTTTCACTCGCTTTTACAGTACCCAATGAACAAAAGCCTGATTTACTCAACCAATTTGCACAAAATTGGTACAGTAAGTTAGAGAGCTTGGCGGACTGGCATGATAATCACAACTGTGAATGCGAATTCGAGTACACAGATTATTATATTGGTTATTGGTGCTTTGAACTGGCTTTAGTCGCTAATGTTCTAGAAATACCAAGAGAATCCTTGGAAGATAGTGTTTATGTTCCGGTTGATTTAATCAGGTAATCAGCCTGACACTCTTGGAAGCGCGTAGAAGTGGCAGCCAGCATGCAGAAATTTAATTGAAACAACCACTTTTAACATCAATGTGATACCTGATCTGAGTGGCTTTGGTACTGTTGTGAACTTTCACATCACATTCTGCAGGCTGCTCACCAATAGAATGGCGCAGCCGCTATAACAACAAGTCACAAGCTGTAATCCGTTATATTTCAAACTCACAACGTAAACTTAGACAGCAGCGCCTCTTGTTCATGGGCGTTTTTCGCGAGTTCTTCGCTGGCATTATATTGTTTGTCTGAAAAGCTACCGACCTCCACGCTAATATCGTTGATATGTATTGTATTT
This portion of the Pseudoalteromonas sp. GCY genome encodes:
- a CDS encoding PoNe immunity protein domain-containing protein, coding for MLRDTLRDKAYFDEAVEFYSDAITEDVEKITSSNRSNLVKMKRTFNLINEVLSYLQVKYSRGDDLTEFRAFIQDLLTYRKWQKDFADNLSDVEQVERIPIEELHQSDLRNYLKLFSFAYCLNMGKDYYLQLLELIGNQGQDALFDKIAIALGDTNREIAADTQFKKRFGKLYKVVEGSPEQRPALAKSYMEAWYVLEESPDIHLLDNDAYDGYWCWEIALVVKLFNIDDSSFIDHPYYPKDLVHWQDNQ
- a CDS encoding PoNe immunity protein domain-containing protein encodes the protein MRDTRRSNDYFEEFLVDIEVGIKETQEALDAGNFTTPSERVNVAQRIYQLAIMRAVAHYSYGAHLGDVKRYTEAILPYRKQLTNYCDKLPANHQIYRHAFEKLGGQIDAVGSPNINRYIYTLWWLALLQACDVAPAHIQEVLDVIGERGKDTLLDNVAIALGDNDRPISPTLYYPEIYQNLSLAFTVPNEQKPDLLNQFAQNWYSKLESLADWHDNHNCECEFEYTDYYIGYWCFELALVANVLEIPRESLEDSVYVPVDLIR
- a CDS encoding GAD-like domain-containing protein is translated as MNKFFDNFYNFGGFGPAIEAIQPTDEQLQYYQGILPNNLLEYWKEYGFCGWGKGRLWMVNPKDYQDILTEWLRGTKFEKMQNDGIDSFHVIALDAFGEIYVWGKNSGNSISITSSYGMIFPTFDNEKYVSRGETRSLDLFFSIKTTSEIDLDDINDQPLFERAVEKLGPLENGEIYGFAPALALGGEPKLENLQKVKATEHLAFLADLGEKRVMADIVALSNQLPHNQ
- a CDS encoding polymorphic toxin type 15 domain-containing protein, with product MQTRIVVYGTNHPVHVVDFELTTCINSGFLLKANLESQFDLADELLVGNMLTFEIESPDAISTYFTGTLFDIQSGFVSEHTCGAEVVLKPRLELLKQTEKSQIFVQANVQSVLNKLIQKAGYSQDRIKWRVTKDLPTLPQCVQALENDYTFFTRLLAKYGLIYWFECHDFIESIVIAEGNLASPYIERGLLSVTDKDGLVHEHETGFVGFTQCQSRHRFRMGGSQVHMNAHPPTSVSSAQRSYFEPAAQNPAEQFERTGNLELAYQQGKNEVTLVGNVAEANAGYSFSLNGKLGTAKGGDYTCIRSKQVYKQGSANDPKQVAYHSESVCVPRGEPIRITPPEHSPKPMVFTATVRSLSGSKANPHLDTQGQYATQVHFDSQVTESVKRLTQYACRGQKQPTGLHFPLLPDSNVLIGCMNNDPDQSYLLGFALNDTQPSVVTSANNTQNVLCSRGQNLLMFDDTPNTPHIVLQTLAGNQHLVLHGDKKQPYIHWLAQLGAMNIFAAKDIQLGSVKSAIRLLTNKTFIASAKQQLALESKKSVIIDAATNLDVTANQIDVSAKQNITLKAGRSHRSVIQSDIKLKADNNLTITAPAGSQIIQSQGNITVKGSGSGNLTLTNGGSEISIDSSGNVNIFADKLLTLKGKAMTVFDGSMEQDIGSKQSATMPSVPQIQALSENARLSLAADGIATMASSTIELSYTYQDGSPIMGAPYTIRFANGTELTGNLDDSGKAKIENAPPGQYTVQYGEDKRDYLPEDNRPKNPLYGQITPARAAEMVRSGNTAPLIEANGIATQAGDWLWGTLQGDFNQNPSTSQIVVGTLISMIPIIDQVMDLRDITANVMLLTDDDEANDTDAWLAFTLTGIGLVPVVGSAVKGVGKVILKNTGESLSAALAVLRKLGKGDPVKYLRDINWQDLGKQSATEVKNIVKGLRDSLDEMSTSWHYDLLLPDAAIEGMQATVKRLDDVTPKIDQHMQQAAQEIGQRVNRALDEYQGELPIRGVTDKPTKAKADELEPPKGNELPGAAIKRMPQYNVPCFKKNAKGTAVEYDRQLKGQMDGLNSMTVKQYLENRDAYKKIGRKGTGKAQKAAREKFKKKLIDKYKLELQESGEYFGEEAVRKAEELAKRDMKTLNALHNPDMIAGGLDEVVDLGDASVNQSIGARWNKKGFDDSGKKTTLSRVELMDNEAEKALKALGPDAKLNMNLHRCK